In the Primulina tabacum isolate GXHZ01 chromosome 15, ASM2559414v2, whole genome shotgun sequence genome, CAATTAATTTCTTAGGAGAACCACTGCACTTATAAAGAGAACCGGAATTTGGTTCTTAAACAGGAAAGTAGAGTAACTTCGACCCAAGCAGCCATTCCAACTGCTGCCAGTAATATAGAGTCCTTAAAATTCGATCACCTGTTGTAAGAAAACGAAGAGGTTTACTTCAGGAACTTATGATTAAGAATAAATGAATTGCGTGGTTTAAAGTACAATGAACAGCTCCCATGAAGTTACGCAAAATTACGAGGGTAAGTTTCAAGAACAGCTGCAGCTTTACAGGAATACTAATTACTAAGTgtgtaacatatatatatatagacacacacacatatatacagtCCATGTCAAAACAGATCTTTACTTTCTCGAATCTAGAATAGCTATGGCACTAATCAAAGAAATTATTATAGACCAGTGATAAATATTCTGAACGGGATGAAAGCCAGTGACTATGGAGTATTGGATCTTTAAACTATACCTTGTTAGCATTTGGTTAAACTATAGAGATGCTGAAGCAGTGAACAGGTCAGTTGGCAAGCAAATGTAATTTTTAACCAGCAAGACACCAAGAAACTCCCCTAAAGGGCTAAAAAATATCTCAATATATGCATTCAGGTcaattctaacatgaaaaaccACTTCAAGAATTCCTATAGCCCaaatttggaagaaaaaaaaagggtGGCATGAACTCTAACTCCTCCATCCGACAATAGTTTCTAAAGTTAATTTTACAACAAAACTATGGTTTAATATATAGTATTTGACTTCCTACCTAATGGAGAAGAAAATGGAAAGTCTTTCACAAGAAAAAACTGAAGTTTGCGATTCTGAGCTGAATACAATAAACAGACAGTTGAATAGATTGTCATGCACTTTGCCTAAATTCAAGTGGAGTAGATGGGATTGAAAACCCACCGATTCACGATCCATTCTAATTCCGTTGACATGAGACAAGCTATGAGATAAATCTAATCATCAGTTTCCCATGTTTCTATTGACACCTTCGCCTACCAAACTACATGGCAGTAAGATAATCAAGAAAAAATCACAAGTTGACTTAAATCAAACTGAGAAGACCAGTTTGAGGATTTTGCTTTCACAGCATTAAATCTGAGATCTGAAAATTTACCATACGAAATATAATATAATGgaataaaaattaaatcttatcacagctatactaaataattaagaGTAGAACTAACAAAAACCAACCATAGACACCACTGCTTCTGAAGAATATGACAAAGCACAAAACACAGAAATCCagagaaaataaaatacaaccAAGACAATTGACCAATTAAATAACACAGCAGTCCAAGAGTTTATGTCAGTTCTTTTCAAATCCTGAATGATCAACAGCCAAAAGAATACAGGACTAGCTTCCCGTGAACCAAATGcaggaagaaaaaaaagaatcaTAAAAAAACACCATAATATCATACAAACTGGTTCTTgtaattcccaaaaaaaaaaaaaaacaaaacaaaaatataatcaGATCCACAAACAAATTACTGCACATAATCCACAAAGAACTCAGTTTCTGCTCAAACAAACAAATTTACAGCCCTTCAAAAACAGAAAATTCtgtaagcaaaaaaaaaaagaatattacACTTTACAATGGAAATCCCAGAAAAAGATGGAAAATTTCTCAATCCATCGCGGCACCCAGTAATTTTAATCTAGTCTGCATACAGAAAACGGAGAGAACAAAAATTTTGAGTGGATTCCAAAGTACTGCGTTGAGAAAAGAGAGAACGCTTTAATAATGCCCCGTCAAGTGTTAAATAACGGTAGccaatcaaataaaaattattaattttaatgacATCAGCGAAACAACTGTTGAGGTTTTAGGTTTGCTAATTTGGAGTACTTTTTGGGGAAAAGGAGAGGCACTGGTCTGACCAATATGCCCCGGATGAGTGAGCACCATGGAGCGAGGGAGAGGGTAGTAAGGACTTTTCATCGACTGATTTAATCAATGGTGGTTGCTTGGGTTTGGGAATATTTGTTGGGCTGATGGAGTTGTCCCCGATAGCAATAAATTTGATTTGTCTCTTGGCGATCTAGCTCGGCTCGTCTCGTCTCGGTTCGACTCAGCTCATTTTAGATTCGAGAAGCTCGTTTCTTCCATTTAGCTTTGTTGACTTAATTGATGTTTCactaaaaaaaatagtttttcttTACAAATTTATGGCGTGTTTGCAAAATATTATACATCTAAAGAGTGAAAAGATTCTTAAGAATTCGAAAAAATCAGAAGTTTGTAGTGTTTGAAAATAAAAGTGAAAAGtcgaagaaaaaaattaagatggGGAGTTAGAAAAATAAGTGACTCTCTAACACTAGTTGTTTAATAAACTACCATAAATACCTTTGTTGAAGTGTCTACGCAAGATATGGTTTGATGATGTGATATGAACATGATGTAAAAAGTAATTTTGGGTTAAATAAAATATAGTAGATGATTGtatctaaaaaaaattctacTTATTCACCAAAAACACAAGAATcacttttgaaaaattaaaatttggatttgaattaaattgtaCATAAACAGAGTTTGGAGTTAAAAATACAACAAAAAACCGATTTTTtaagtgaaaaataataatcacGTTGTTGCAAAAAGtcgtttaatttttaaaaaataatatattggtgaaaattcaagaaaacatttcttattttatttccaataatttgagtttttgtgttctaaatattatgtttgaaatttaaaaagaaaaaaaaaattagttattataattataacaagGGCCAACAAAGTCgttttacatttaaaaaaaaaaatcatctacgactaaaactttattttattgGGTGATGGAATGGAATCTACAATAACTAGGTACACGATTCCTGGAATCTCGTCTTTTGAAACTGTCCTGGTACTCTATGCATTAAAACTTGTACGTTAATTTGGCTCCCTTTGTACCCGCGTATGCTCCGTGTTGAGTGTTTCTACGCCACGTCGCCCTTCCCATTATATGAacaacaaataaaatttttatataatctattataaaaatacattttattattaacatgacaaaaacttgtgtgaaataATCTCAAGGCTCGTatttatgagacagatcttttatttgggtcatccttgaaaaaatattaatttttatgctaagagtattattttttattgtaaatatcggtagggtttcCCCTTCTCaaagataaaaattcatgagaccgtcttacaaaaaACTTACTCTATGAACACATGATTAATTAGAGTCTGTCATCTAATCGATTCGACAAAAATTAAGAGTGCTTGTTACCTCTAAAAAAAGTGTTTTTCagtaatcatttaaaaatatcagtTTTGTATTTACTTCTTTAGTTTaactaaaatttcaaaattagtcTCATAGTGATTTTGACTTTGCAAAAGTGATTATGATGTTTTggtaaataaatgaaaaatccttttttacattttcaattccaataatttttaaaatagagAAGTGTATTATCTAATTAAAGatattctttttttaaaaaaagctaatattataattatttatttgtaaaacattctaaattaaaaattttagattttcACTTCATTTATAATAGATGTCCACTTTTGAtttttattacttttttatcATCTATAAATTTATTCACTTTTCTAAAAACATAATCTTTTGTAAGTAATCTCTAATTACACAAAACAATCTAACTTAATTAAATCTTGTTTTTTTTAGAGCTTAAATTAAAAGGGATGGTTCtagttataaaataaaataaatttgattttatattttatatttatattaaacaaaattgaaataaatagaTCCGTGAACCTAATAATGTGAAGAATAAATTAGAACACGTTGGGCAAAAGGACAAAAGTGCTGGCTGCTGGTACCAGGGAGGGACACGTGTCGGAAAGAGACAGGGCTTTTTAAACGAATATGATTGGCTGAAAATTCTTTAGAAGAGTATTACCGTGTGACGCCTCAACAACGTAATGGGCCCCGCCGGGGATTTTAATTACAACGCACGCAACTTGGTTAATTTCAATTTGCACCTCAAATTTGCCCCATTTTGCATTTGTCCTCTATTACCCGATGGCAAGAGTTAATTAGTATATAGATATATTATATTAGAATTAAATTTTGCTGcgacactacaagaaaaacgaTAGGATTAACGATCATTCAAAATAACTGTGTCTAATATTAGCTACGGAATATCTAAAATCGTCGATACTAACtaaaattttgttatatcaGTCTCTAATTTTAATCGAGAAATTTTAGATTTTCTAAATAAGCTATTATAGATAGACAAACATTGATATTCATTCCACTGTTAAATCACTTAACAATATAGTATATGATAATTACATTACAAAATTcgcataaaatattaaattctgaaaatacaaaatttttatgtttagttTAGggtttaaagattaatttaaaaaaaaattattttgcatACTAAAGTAATGAGCATTTATAATTTTGCTCATTTAAAATGTGTCAGCTTAATTATTAAAGCCtaaaatttataagaaataatacATATAGATTTATCATTCTATGATTGATGTAAAATTGCAATCTACGTTGATATGACATCAACGTAACATTGATGTGTATATTGTCACATTAACATTCTAGATGaaaaaagaactaaaattgttaaaaatcgAACAATACAAAACTAAGATTGAAATTCGATAACATAAAATATCAAAACagtcaaaaaaaatatatatgtaagaCTAAAATTAAAGTTTTTCCTTACAACAGTTatggtttaaaatataaataaatccccattaaaataaattatggttTTAAAATAGAAGTGAATCACTCAACATAATTAGAAACGTGGCCCCGCACATTAAAACGGTCAACTCTCCTAATTTGCTTCGCTCCATCAATTGTCAACTATTTTGCTCAAAATGATTGGTAACACTTTTCTCTTATTTTGACATAATTCGCTTGATAGAAAAATCaaccttaaaaaaaatttatcaacCTTTCGCCGCGACAAAGCAACAAAATCGAGTCCTTAATAAATTCACGACCTAAATTTGTTGTTACTTAATATTATCTTtgcttttacaaaaaaaaaaaaaaaaatcgtttaTAGAGAGTCATGTCGGTTATACGATACTCTACAATATAATTTATCGATGCAAAATCAATTCACCGTCATTCCTACAATTATTTTGTGATGATTTTATTTATACCTGACTGTCACATATCGTACATTCAAAACATCATTTGATGCGAACGATAAAACCTTAATTGATTTGTTTCATTTAATGTTTGACTCAAATTTTATGAGAcaagattataattataaaagatGATGTTATTCATGATATTTTGGAAAAGGGATTGCGAGAATTCAAATGAAATTCCAGATGCATGTTGTGTGCTTGtgtgttaaataattaattttcgtTTCATGTTGATAACACAAGAGCACAATACtaacttctgatacacacaatatATTAAGTTTTTGTACGTTTATGATGAACTACGCTTTCAAAATTACCTAACTCCAATGGAATATCTTATTTGTGTGATGTAACCGATTGGATGGATATTCAATTGCGCCCACAAAAGAAGCTGAATATTCAAGGAGATACAGAGGCACACACGTTggattaataattttatattgaatTCCATTTGGGATTATCTTAAATAAATGGCCTGTCCTTATCTTACCAAATCCTTTGATTAATCACAATTATTTTTGTGTGCTAATATTAAAACTTGAAATCATGTTTGAAGATTAGcaaacttaaataattttttttatgtttgaaaaaaatagaaattttattaaatgttttattataaatatatatgcagtaatttttaaaatgtatatgatgaatGAAATTGTAgattataatattaataaaatattactgATATTTTCTCGTCAAGGCAAGCAAGTTTGCCTATTTGATATATTTaccttgacaaaaacttgtatgagacggtctcacgggtcgtattttgtgagatatatctcttatttgggttatccatgaaaaaatattactttttacgccaagagtattacattttattgtgaatatcggtagggttgactggTCTcagagataaagattcgtggtaccatctcacaagagaccaacTCATCTGCTTTTTTTGTATTCCAAAGAGATTTTTGATAgaaatttcttaaatatttaaatcaaaTACATTAACTATGTAATATTTTTGTCGTTAAGTTTAATACTGATCTTGGAGAAACAACTTGTTCACCCTATatgataataaataatttataacacgataataataaattgaaatatatgaataataaaatattgtatAATTCTATTTAGCATGAAACTTCAGTGATTGAaaacatgaaataaatatatgaaaaataattaatgtcTTATCATTcgtatcaaataattaaaattttatcctTCGGGTTTAAAACTTGACTATGTTCTATCTTAATGGAGATGGTTTCATATTCCttgtaatgattttttttttttacgtcaCACTCTGTTAATTAACTCAATATcgattattattatcatttaaGGATTTGGTTTGGAGTAAGAATAGTTATGTGATACATATGTGCCACAAAAAGAACTAGAGCACCAATGAGAAGCcatttatatatgtatttgttttaATATATTCTCTTGATTTATAATCGTTCATATAATCAAATGAATGACAGTTATTGCATAATTGATTAACAAAATTAAGATGATATTTAACTTtatatatgttaaaaaaaaaaagaatactaTGTTGGGATGAAACAAATCTTGATGCCTAAGAGTTTCTCCAACCTTGCACCAAAATGATGTGAGAAGCCAAATTTGGCGCAGGGAAAATCTCTGCGCCAAATTTGGtgccatattttttttttttataaatttatttgtttttaataattattaataatatacaaataataattaatatttgttttattaatttaataattttatatttagcataaaaaattaattataattaattattaattttataagtaaatgtttaattattgaattttttaatatttatttatttatttatgttaattattaataattaataatatttcaaaaatattctttttggTGTGAGATTTGAAATAAGTGGGTTGAAGATGTATCTTATATTTGGTGCAAAAATCGCactaatttaatgtaaaatttaCATCAAAATAGATTTTGTGGTTGGAGATGGCCTAAGATTAAAGATTGACAACACTTTGTTCATGTAAATGTCTATAAACATTGGTAAAACTTTGTTTATGGTTAAAAAATAAGATTTCATTTGTGTTTATACATGTTAAAAAACAAATTAGAATACTATGTTGGGATGAAAAGAATCTGGGCGCACATGAATAAAGATTGGTGAAACTTTGTTCATGGTTATGACCGTTCGTATAATCAAATGAATGACAGCTATTACGAAATTGATTAAAAAATAGAATTAAATGCAAGTTTATCTGCACTAGAAAAAAGAAGCAAATTAGGGTACATAAAACAAATCTTGATGCCTAATAATCCAGATTGGTGAGACTTTGTTCATGTCAATGGTTATAAtcgttttatttaaataataatagatgaaaatttttaaattaaaatacttatattattattattattattattattattatagaaGATGTAGtttcaatatttatttaaaatcaatattttggAAAATGGCCAGAATAGGAAACTTGTTTCAAAgaaaattactaaataattcaatatcaatCATTGTTTCTGCCAACTGCAAGATGTCTTCCTTGATTTTGTTGGTggcaaatattataattaagtcGAAAATTTATGTGAAACGgtatcacgggtcgtattttgtgagacatatctcttatttgtgtcatccataaaataatattaatttttatgctaagattattactttttattgtgaatatcggtagggtagacccgtctcacagataaaaattcgtgaaaccatgtcacaagagacctactctataatcaaatattatttaGAAATCGTGTGATCATGAATTTTTCTTTCCCAATTTGAGGAACGATTTTTCATGTAAaattgtgtgtatatatatttgcaattcttgttTTATAATGGAATAGAGTAATTCAACGTTGGTTcatatatagttttttttttttttttgaatttttctaaaTTATCTCATCTTTTAAGTTAATCTTCCACACTATAATTTCATTTACAAACAATTTTTCTCTTTCGGTTCGAATTTCaacaattaataaaaaaagaaaaaatttgtgtgagacggtctcacgggtcgtattttgtggagacgaatattttatttgagtcatccatgaaaaaatattactttttatactaagagtattacattttattgtgaatatcggtagggttgacccgtctcacagataaatattcgtgagaccgttcaGACAtactctaaatttttttttctaaattaatCGTGTCTATTTTAATTAGCTTTAAccatataataaaattaaacatttttttaatgtaatataatataataaaaaaattaaaggcTCAGATGCGCCTCTGCAAAGTCGTCCTCCGAATCAGACGGTTGTGGAGACCCAATCACCACTGGGAGCGCAAATTAATCCTCACAGCCTAATTTTCATTGCACCAGCCGGGAATCGAACCCGGGTCTGTACCGTGGCAGGGTACTATTCTACCACTAGACCACTGGTGCTGTTGTGCAATGATGAtggaatataatatatttatctgCAACTTAAAACCCATAGAAACATAATTACACTAAAAAAGTTTGAAGATGCATTAGTTTAAAAATCTCATGTACTTGTtgacttttctttttcttaaatAATGAGAATGAGACTGCCCATTTTTCAAAAGACTAATTAACCATTTGTGAGAGAATATTCGAATTGGGAGAGTAAATAAACGTTTAACTAATTATTATAAGTTCGATTATCTCTATTAACATTTTTCTCAGACGAGCTTATTGTATATGTTTTGTACTGTACAGTTTTTTCTAGTTAGCGTGACTTGCAAGATATTACATTCGACTAGAGTTTTATCCAATACATACCAAATGGTAGCTATTATGAGTTCATCGtcgtaaaagaaaaaaaataattagacttaaccataaaataaaattaaatcctttttttttttaatgtgtgCTGTGTGCACGTGTGTTGAAAGTAAAAGTCATCTACATGACAGCAAAGCCGACTGCCTGCTTTCACGAAGAGACGAAACTAAACCCGTAAATAATTGTGCTATCTGTTGAGCCTAAATTTAAAACAAGTGTAAGAGCCCAGCAAGTcttataattaataaatcaCCGGCAAACTGAGAAAAAAGAAAATTGCAGACAAATCTTAGTCTTCCTTTAAATtggcatttaaaaataattaattttaacaGTTGGTATTCAAGGAGCTAACTTTTaacttgagatttattgattattatttaaaaataatatttattttaatagtgttttatgattttatacaaTTATGATAATTTACTTTATCTGAATATTCATACAAGCTTCTTAAATAAAGCTATTGAATATATTAAAGGTATCATAAGGTCCGTATTTCAACGCAAGACACAAAACTCATTaagaagtgtaccgtatattctaaagaggttcctagtcgaatccgCCGCCTAAATAATGATAAatgtcgcttgagcttgagaccaATATCAGTGATGTAAACGTCACGTTTCATTGGCAATGACATGAAGATATCCATTCATACTGACGAGTGATTATTTGATGATACACTAAACAACCCTCCATcagactgtccaagtggttatcacttatcgagtgggaTAGTCcacggttatggttgtacaacaTTAGCGTTTTGACCTTGGAAAACGTGGATGCTccacgtactagcatgcactttgatccgtttaccgactccattgaaGGTCATAAGGTGGAGATGTTAAgcgtagtttcgaaatacgtaggagctgATATATTGTAATCGGTGATTCACGATATCTCTTGATTTatcttgaaaattttatattcacGTTATCCCTTGATTTATATGTTTTGTGATTATTATTTAATACACCTAACGTTTGTTCCTCGTTAGCTAGTATTTTGATCGATTATTTCTTAGTAAGCTTTTGGGCACACCACCAATTAAGCGGATCAAACTATATTCAGTATCTATATATAAATTATCTTAGGCGGAATCGAGAATTTCTTTCGAAAGCAAAAATgaagtttttataaaaaaaataaaaaaaacattaattattattaaatatggaCACACaaaaatattgatatttaatttatattatgttaacTTGTTCCATCAAAAGGTAAATTTAAAAGACTTTTTTTATTTGCTACCAAGTTAAAAACTATATAATTACAAAAAAtccttcttttttcttttcattgTTTAATTTAATGATGATTTTGGAAGTAGCAAATATATTAAACATGAATATATCagtaaaaaaaagaataaatatTGATAAATATAGACATTTGACCGTAAATTTAGgacaaagaagaaaaaaaaaatgaaattagaATACATAATGCATAATCATATGTTAGCTTGACACATGTCAAAGACTACACTTCTGGACCAACTGACCAGCAATCCAATGAGTTCGACAGACGGGCCAGAGGACAACTAGCGTTCCATCTGTTGAGGCATAAATATTCTTGAAAAATTTTTGCTCGACGTGACCATTACAGcaatgaaaaatttgatcctTTTGCAGAAGAAAATGAGGGAGGAAAAAATCAGATCTCAGTTAAGTTAGCTGCTGCAATAGTTTATGATCTCTAAACTCTGATACTGCCGGGATTATGACATTCCATGAGTTGTAATCAGGAGTAAGACCTCTTCCCACCATTTCCAGAAACAACATTAAAGCCTTTTGCGGCTCCCCTTCACTGCAAAAGGCATTGATTAAGAGACCATAGCTTTCAGAATCAGGCAAGAAGCCTCTCATCTTTAAGTCCTCCACGAGCCTCAACGCCCTCGTCGTTTTTCTCTGCTCACAGAGGCCGTTGATTAAACCATTAAAAGTTGAAGCAATGGGAAAATAACCGAGGCCCATCATTTGATTCATGAGCTCTACTGCTTCCTTTATGCATCCTTTCTCACAAAATCCTTGAATTAAACTAGCATGAATAAGAGCACTTGGACATCTTCCTGCTGCAGTCATCTCCTCGAAAACTTTCTTTGCTTCAACCGTATGGCCATCATGACACAAACGTAGGATTCTTGAACTCATATCTACAGCTGTTGGAAACAAATTTCTCATGTTTTTTAGAAACTCGAGAGCTTCAGTGATTAAATTCTCCCTGTATAAACCATATAGAATGCTATTGTACGGATTGATACGACCAAGAAAACTCCCTTTACCCTCTTCTATTAGTTCAAAAATCCTGAGCCCCTCCCGAGTCCTTCCATTTGAACACAATCCATGAATTAATGTCTCGAAAGTGGCAAAATCCCACTTTCACACCAGCCCTTTTCATTTCATGAAACATATCCAGAGCTGAATCCAACATGCCAGACTCACAGAAACTTGCAATCAAAATATTATATGTGTCAGTGTTTGGTAGGCATCCTTTCATCTCCATCTGTTTAAGAAAACCAAGTCCCGCTCTCACTTTCCCTGCTCTGACAAAGCCCTCAATTAGAGTGTTGTGAGCCACAACATCAAGAGTCCCTCCCTTTCCCTCCACTCTCTGTAATACCTCAGCTGCGTCCAAAACACGCCCAGCGTTGCACAAAACTTTCACCACCTTAGTCACTGAAACAACATCTGGTAAAAAACCGTTGCCGAAACACTTCTCCATCAACACAAGAGCCGGAACTAGATTGTTTTCATTGCAATATGCTGATATCATAATGTTGAAAGTAACGTCACTGTAATCCTCCATTTCACTCATTAAGCTCCTAGCTCGTCCCACCTTACCGTTCTTACAAAGAGCATAAATTAATGTATTATACACAACAACATTTATCTTAACTCCACGAGTTTTCATCACTCGCAAAAGTTTAAATCCATCCCCAATTCTATTCGTCAAGCAAAAACCTTTCATCAAAATCCCATAAGTGTAATCATCACCCTTTAAACCACTACCCATTATTTTCTTCCTATAGAATTCTCTTGCAATATCAATATCTTCCTTCGCTAGAACATCAAGAATTGAG is a window encoding:
- the LOC142527422 gene encoding LOW QUALITY PROTEIN: pentatricopeptide repeat-containing protein At2g17525, mitochondrial (The sequence of the model RefSeq protein was modified relative to this genomic sequence to represent the inferred CDS: deleted 1 base in 1 codon), coding for MQRSYNKNSHLQEFCNLSKHLTSIFIQKRLIFSVQSRFISVSPVLVPTNQQIAHLILEQKTASQALQTFKWASEISNFTHTPSTYRALIHKLCTFRQFETVEQLLEEMPKSIGSGPDDDIFITMVRGYGRARMIREVTRVLDLLPKFGKAPSLKLLNSILDVLAKEDIDIAREFYRKKIMGSGLKGDDYTYGILMKGFCLTNRIGDGFKLLRVMKTRGVKINVVVYNTLIYALCKNGKVGRARSLMSEMEDYSDVTFNIMISAYCNENNLVPALVLMEKCFGNGFLPDVVSVTKVVKVLCNAGRVLDAAEVLQRVEGKGGTLDVVAHNTLIEGFVRAGKVRAGLGFLKQMEMKGCLPNTDTYNILIASFCESGMLDSALDMFHEMKRAGVKWDFATFETLIHGLCSNGRTREGLRIFELIEEGKGSFLGRINPYNSILYGLYRENLITEALEFLKNMRNLFPTAVDMSSRILRLCHDGHTVEAKKVFEEMTAAGRCPSALIHASLIQGFCEKGCIKEAVELMNQMMGLGYFPIASTFNGLINGLCEQRKTTRALRLVEDLKMRGFLPDSESYGLLINAFCSEGEPQKALMLFLEMVGRGLTPDYNSWNVIIPAVSEFRDHKLLQQLT